A genomic region of Solanum dulcamara chromosome 2, daSolDulc1.2, whole genome shotgun sequence contains the following coding sequences:
- the LOC129873956 gene encoding uncharacterized protein LOC129873956 — translation MARSSISVFTLFLIAFIVTTTVEVKASRDLPVEMAAMEQRLGLVGDLMTCLRTCNVQSDCNDGWVCSDCAPNAFPGGYHCDVFTANGQGYYATILQARYNKQTV, via the exons ATGGCTCGTTCTTCAATTTCAGTGTTTACTTTGTTTCTCATTGCTTTCATTGTTACAACTACTG TTGAGGTGAAGGCATCGCGAGATTTACCGGTGGAAATGGCAGCCATGGAGCAAAGGTTGGGTCTTGTTGGTGATTTGATGACTTGCCTGAGAACATGCAACGTTCAAAGTGATTGTAATGATGGATGGGTGTGTTCAGATTGTGCACCAAATGCTTTTCCGGGTGGATACCATTGTGATGTGTTCACAGCTAATGGTCAAGGTTATTATGCAACTATCTTACAAGCCCGTTACAACAAGCAAACTGTCTAA
- the LOC129879864 gene encoding uncharacterized protein LOC129879864 yields MLSSTLKPVVGSLPTAPEQNGSQPRSAPSLSMLKLNKTILPPLQLTGNGKELPRQETTATAVSRRELIGLAATTLGGLALFAAEPAEALEVADIGSSIKDLFEFFKGKPKSGADNEKKPNSETDDKKPKMEKSKVESHGNKPKAEVDEKKPKNGDDKKASTPHQSDKEKVLASSAAAPTLPNILNNTVP; encoded by the exons ATGTTGTCATCTACATTGAAACCAGTAGTGGGTTCACTTCCCACAGCGCCAGAACAAAATGGGTCTCAACCAAGATCGGCACCTTCACTATCTATGCTGAAGTTGAACAAAACTATTCTTCCTCCTCTTCAG TTGACAGGCAATGGAAAGGAGTTACCTCGGCAGGAGACAACCGCAACTGCTGTTTCAAGAAGAGAATTGATAGGTTTGGCAGCTACAACATTAGGTGGACTTGCCCTTTTTGCTGCGGAACCTGCAGAGGCACTTGAAGTAGCTGATATCGGGAGTTCAATCAAGGACCTGTTTGAATTTTTCAAGGGCAAACCAAAATCTGGAGCTGACAACGAAAAGAAACCAAATAGCGAAACTGATGATAAGAAGCCAAAAATGGAGAAGTCCAAAGTGGAAAGCCATGGAAATAAACCAAAGGCTGAAGTTGATGAAAAGAAGCCAAAAAATGGAGATGATAAGAAGGCATCAACCCCTCATCAATCAGACAAGGAAAAAGTGCTAGCTTCTTCTGCTGCTGCACCAACCCTTCCCAACATTTTGAATAACACAGTTCCCTAA
- the LOC129873937 gene encoding uncharacterized protein LOC129873937, which produces MEMEFKERLPPYYSVLGVNVDSSDEEIRRAYRKLAMQWHPDKWTRTPSLLGEAKRKFQQIQEAYSVLSDQKKRMMYDAGMYDPEEDEDEEFSDFLQEMVSLMDDARKEEKSYSMEELQSMFWEMAQGSNTCNWSTFSQQQNFDSPQWFCTSSMAYDDSRELPRTAQFADRNPLFGFTTMEMY; this is translated from the exons ATGGAGATGGAGTTTAAAGAAAGGTTGCCTCCATATTATAGTGTTCTTGGTGTTAATGTAGATTCTTCTGATGAAGAAATTAGACGTGCTTATAGAAAGCTAGCAATG CAATGGCACCCTGATAAATGGACTAGGACACCATCATTGTTAGGTGAAGCTAAGAGGAAGTTTCAGCAAATTCAAGAAGCATATTCAG TGTTGTCGGATCAAAAGAAGAGAATGATGTATGATGCTGGCATGTATGACcctgaagaagatgaagatgag GAATTTTCTGATTTTCTACAAGAAATGGTATCTTTAATGGATGATGCAAGGAAAGAG GAGAAAAGTTACAGTATGGAGGAGTTGCAAAGCATGTTTTGGGAGATGGCTCAAGGCTCCAATACTTGTAATTGGTCTACCTTCTCTCAACAACAAAACTTTGATTCTCCACAATGGTTTTGTACTAGTTCTATGGCTTATGATGACTCTAGAGAACTCCCAAGGACAGCTCAGTTCGCAGACAGAAATCCCCTGTTCGGTTTCACAACCATGGAGATGTACTGA
- the LOC129873948 gene encoding uncharacterized protein LOC129873948 — MKFNVSLILFLSTLFIFIASSLPSAARKKPHIINFRSYNLFPESFTWDPKSQHFILGSTRRQKLIAVSDAGVVETLISDTSLPPNSSFAGLTVDRYKNRLLACIHRVPSPESPTPFNALAAYDLQSNRRLYLAPLLDDKNIEMVTEDDVQLPVANDVANDVAVDYHGNAYVTNSGGNFIWKVDVNGGVSIISKSKAYKSHPVDTTTDYHKCGLNGIAYSSRGYLLVVQSNTGKLFRVNVDDGTARTVTLNRDLTAADGIAVREDGVVLVVSQEKLFFLNSNDGWGEGVVFDETALERERFATAVTVGHQKRVYVLYGHVMEGINGNAEREEFGIAEVVSEKETEEEPVWLYILIGLGLTIFFFWRFQMHRLVESLNKKTV, encoded by the coding sequence ATGAAATTCAATGTTTCTTTAATCCTCTTCTTGTCTACCCTTTTCATCTTCATTGCATCATCACTTCCTTCCGCCGCCAGAAAAAAACCCCACATCATCAATTTCCGATCATATAATCTCTTCCCGGAGTCATTCACCTGGGATCCTAAATCCCAACACTTCATCCTCGGAAGTACTCGTCGCCAGAAACTCATCGCCGTTTCCGATGCAGGCGTCGTCGAAACTCTAATCTCCGACACCTCTCTTCCTCCAAACTCCTCCTTCGCCGGCCTCACCGTCGACCGCTATAAAAACCGCCTCCTCGCCTGCATCCACCGTGTCCCTTCACCGGAATCTCCCACACCTTTCAACGCCCTAGCTGCTTACGACCTCCAATCTAACCGCCGCCTTTACCTCGCCCCTCTCCTCGATGATAAAAACATCGAAATGGTCACTGAAGACGACGTTCAGCTCCCCGTCGCTAACGATGTCGCTAACGATGTCGCCGTCGATTACCACGGCAATGCTTACGTCACCAATTCCGGCGGCAACTTCATCTGGAAAGTTGACGTAAACGGCGGCGTTTCGATCATATCTAAATCAAAAGCGTACAAATCCCATCCCGTCGATACGACGACGGATTATCACAAATGTGGCTTAAACGGCATCGCTTACAGCTCTAGAGGCTACTTACTCGTCGTCCAATCAAATACAGGGAAACTGTTCAGAGTCAATGTTGACGACGGAACGGCGAGGACCGTTACATTAAACAGAGACTTAACGGCAGCTGACGGAATCGCCGTTAGAGAAGACGGCGTTGTTTTGGTTGTGAGTCAagagaaactattttttttaaatagcaATGATGGGTGGGGAGAAGGAGTAGTGTTTGACGAAACTGCCCTTGAGAGGGAGAGGTTTGCAACAGCTGTGACAGTAGGACATCAGAAGAGGGTATATGTGTTATATGGGCATGTAATGGAGGGCATAAATGGAAATGCAGAAAGAGAAGAATTTGGTATAGCTGAAGTAGTATCTGAGAAAGAGACTGAAGAAGAACCTGTTTggttatatatattaattggATTAGGATTAACTATATTCTTTTTTTGGAGATTTCAAATGCATAGGTTAGTGGAAAGCTTGAACAAAAAAACAgtttga